In Microbacterium esteraromaticum, the following proteins share a genomic window:
- a CDS encoding phosphoribosylaminoimidazolesuccinocarboxamide synthase, translated as MSEAQSIPGWRHLYSGKVRDLYASEDPADTRILLVASDRVSAFDFVLSPGIPQKGELLTQLSDWWFDQLSDVPNHLAEGEIPDAVAGRAMLAMALEILPIECVVRGYITGTGWAEYVEHGTVCGIPLPAGLSNGDRLPEPLFTPAYKAPLGEHDENITYERVVELVGAERAAQLRDASLSLYRRASAIAEAKGLILADTKFEFGVDADGTLRLADEVLTSDSSRYWDAEAWKSGTTPEARMASFDKQIVRDWLAANWDKQGEPPALPDEIVEQTADRYRELIGRLKG; from the coding sequence GTGAGCGAAGCACAGAGCATCCCCGGCTGGCGGCACCTGTACTCGGGCAAGGTCCGCGACCTCTACGCCTCTGAGGATCCGGCTGACACCCGCATCCTCCTCGTCGCGAGCGACAGGGTGAGCGCCTTCGACTTCGTGCTCTCGCCTGGCATCCCGCAGAAGGGCGAGCTGCTCACCCAGCTCAGCGACTGGTGGTTCGATCAGCTCTCCGACGTGCCGAACCACCTGGCCGAGGGCGAGATCCCTGATGCTGTGGCCGGCCGTGCCATGCTCGCCATGGCACTCGAGATCCTTCCGATCGAGTGCGTCGTGCGCGGCTACATCACCGGCACCGGCTGGGCGGAGTACGTCGAGCACGGCACGGTCTGCGGCATCCCGCTCCCGGCCGGGCTCTCGAACGGCGACCGCCTGCCCGAACCGCTCTTCACGCCGGCCTACAAGGCACCGCTCGGCGAGCACGACGAGAACATCACCTACGAGCGGGTCGTCGAGCTGGTCGGCGCCGAGCGCGCCGCTCAGCTGCGGGACGCATCGCTGTCGCTCTACCGCCGCGCCTCGGCTATAGCCGAGGCGAAGGGCCTGATCCTGGCGGACACCAAGTTCGAGTTCGGAGTGGACGCCGACGGCACCCTGCGTCTGGCCGACGAGGTGCTCACCAGCGATTCGTCGCGCTACTGGGACGCGGAGGCCTGGAAGAGCGGCACGACTCCCGAGGCCCGCATGGCGAGTTTCGACAAGCAGATCGTGCGCGACTGGCTGGCAGCGAACTGGGACAAGCAGGGCGAGCCGCCCGCGCTTCCAGACGAGATCGTCGAGCAGACGGCCGATCGCTACCGCGAGCTCATCGGGCGGCTGAAGGGCTGA
- a CDS encoding M57 family metalloprotease — MRITRTFALAATAVVALGFGAIAPAASAAPSAGSGDTPTYQEFAASTYRDIDGGYVVNGDELVSTKGDLKSFYDNLLGPDSMTDGLIVNTVNGVDDKWSASKVGNLTYCVSTKFGTRHDDVVAAMASGAALWEAASSKVNFVYVSSADSNCTTRNNAVLFSVEPVQTSQYIARAFFPSSPDRQMNVLIDDSIWSSGSWTPTNILGHELGHTLGFRHEHTRPESGTCFEDNNWRPLTPYDSSSIMHYPQCNGSSDDLSMTSSDRAGVVALYGS; from the coding sequence ATGCGCATCACCAGAACCTTCGCCCTCGCAGCGACCGCGGTCGTCGCGCTCGGTTTCGGCGCCATCGCGCCGGCAGCCAGCGCCGCCCCCTCGGCGGGCAGCGGAGACACCCCGACCTACCAGGAGTTCGCGGCGTCGACCTATCGCGACATCGACGGCGGATACGTGGTCAACGGCGACGAGCTCGTGTCGACCAAGGGCGACCTGAAGAGCTTCTACGACAACCTTCTCGGACCCGACTCGATGACGGACGGCCTGATCGTCAACACTGTCAACGGCGTCGACGACAAGTGGTCGGCCTCGAAGGTCGGAAACCTCACCTACTGCGTCAGCACCAAGTTCGGCACGCGCCACGACGACGTGGTCGCGGCGATGGCGAGCGGCGCCGCCCTCTGGGAGGCCGCCTCGTCGAAGGTCAACTTCGTGTACGTCAGCAGCGCCGACAGCAACTGCACCACCCGCAACAACGCGGTGCTGTTCTCGGTCGAGCCGGTGCAGACCTCGCAGTACATCGCGCGGGCGTTCTTCCCGAGCAGCCCCGACCGTCAGATGAACGTGCTCATCGACGACTCGATCTGGTCGTCGGGTTCGTGGACCCCCACGAACATCCTCGGCCACGAGCTCGGCCACACCCTGGGCTTCCGCCACGAGCACACCCGCCCCGAGTCGGGCACCTGCTTCGAAGACAACAACTGGCGTCCGCTGACCCCGTACGACTCGTCGTCGATCATGCACTACCCGCAGTGCAACGGCAGCTCCGACGACCTGTCGATGACCAGCTCCGACCGCGCAGGCGTCGTCGCGCTGTACGGCAGCTGA
- a CDS encoding helix-turn-helix transcriptional regulator, whose translation MQSRVKELRTERGLSQQALATAVGVSRQTINAIETGRYDPSLALAVHLARHFGSTVEEVFDVDA comes from the coding sequence GTGCAGAGCAGGGTCAAAGAGCTGAGAACCGAACGCGGTCTCTCGCAGCAGGCGCTCGCGACCGCCGTCGGCGTCTCGCGCCAGACCATCAACGCGATCGAGACCGGCCGCTACGACCCTTCCCTCGCGCTCGCCGTGCACCTGGCGCGGCACTTCGGCTCGACCGTTGAGGAGGTCTTCGATGTCGATGCATGA
- a CDS encoding DHA2 family efflux MFS transporter permease subunit: MTSTETTRTETRSPWPALWALVIGFFMLLVDTTIVSVANPAIKAALDPDTNNLDNVVWVTSAYLLAYAVPLLITGRLGDRFGPKNIYLIGLAVFTLASLWCGLSTTLEGLIAARAAQGLGAAFMTPQTMAVITRTFPPQRRGAAMGLWGATAGVATLVGPLLGGVLVDAFGWEAIFFVNIPVGIVGFVLAWILVPKLETHPHRFDLAGVVLSAVALFLIVFGLQEGEAYDWGTIAGPITVWGLIIAGITVLALFIVQQAMTKSEPLVPLALFRDRNFSGANAAIAVVGFAVTGMSLPFMFFLQLARGLTPTEAALLMIPMAVLSGVLAPAAGKLLDRIDPRWILIPGLLCVAGGQLWNAALMNMDTPTWMFLLPSAVLGIGNAGMWGPLATTATRNLPPRQAGAGAGIYNTTRTIGSVVGSAAIAAFMQSRLEANLPGLSEAPAGLSGGGEMPRRIAEGFSAGMAQAMLLPACVLGIALIAALFLGRHRADEAPSR; encoded by the coding sequence GTGACTTCGACTGAGACGACTCGTACCGAGACCCGCAGCCCCTGGCCCGCCCTGTGGGCGCTGGTCATCGGCTTCTTCATGCTGCTGGTCGACACGACGATCGTCTCGGTCGCCAATCCGGCCATCAAGGCCGCCCTCGACCCCGACACCAACAATCTCGACAATGTCGTCTGGGTCACGAGCGCGTACCTGCTGGCCTACGCGGTTCCGCTGCTGATCACCGGGCGCCTGGGCGATCGGTTCGGTCCCAAGAACATCTACCTGATCGGCCTCGCGGTCTTCACCCTGGCATCCCTGTGGTGCGGCCTGTCGACCACGCTGGAGGGGCTGATCGCGGCCCGGGCCGCGCAGGGGCTGGGCGCCGCGTTCATGACACCGCAGACGATGGCCGTGATCACCCGCACCTTCCCGCCGCAGCGGCGAGGCGCGGCGATGGGGCTGTGGGGTGCCACCGCGGGCGTCGCCACCCTCGTCGGCCCGCTGCTCGGCGGTGTGCTCGTCGACGCCTTCGGATGGGAGGCCATCTTCTTCGTCAACATCCCCGTCGGCATCGTGGGCTTCGTGCTCGCCTGGATCCTGGTGCCCAAGCTCGAGACCCATCCGCACCGCTTCGACCTCGCTGGCGTCGTGCTCAGCGCCGTCGCCCTGTTCCTGATCGTGTTCGGTCTGCAGGAGGGTGAGGCGTACGACTGGGGCACCATCGCCGGACCCATCACGGTGTGGGGCCTGATCATCGCTGGCATCACCGTGCTGGCGCTGTTCATCGTGCAGCAGGCGATGACCAAGAGCGAGCCGCTGGTGCCTCTGGCGCTGTTCAGGGATCGCAACTTCTCTGGCGCGAACGCGGCGATCGCGGTGGTCGGGTTCGCGGTGACCGGTATGTCGCTGCCATTCATGTTCTTCCTGCAGCTCGCCCGCGGGCTGACGCCCACCGAGGCCGCGCTGCTGATGATCCCGATGGCCGTGCTCTCGGGCGTTCTCGCCCCGGCCGCCGGAAAGCTGCTCGACCGGATCGACCCGCGGTGGATCCTCATCCCCGGCCTGCTCTGCGTCGCGGGAGGGCAGTTGTGGAACGCCGCGCTGATGAACATGGACACCCCGACCTGGATGTTCCTGCTGCCGTCGGCCGTGCTCGGGATCGGCAACGCAGGCATGTGGGGTCCGCTCGCCACCACGGCGACCCGCAATCTGCCCCCGCGCCAGGCCGGAGCCGGTGCCGGCATCTACAACACCACGCGCACGATCGGCTCTGTCGTCGGGTCTGCCGCGATCGCCGCCTTCATGCAGTCGCGTCTCGAGGCGAACCTGCCCGGGCTGTCCGAGGCTCCTGCAGGGCTCTCGGGCGGAGGCGAGATGCCCCGGCGGATCGCCGAGGGATTCTCGGCCGGCATGGCGCAGGCCATGCTTCTTCCTGCCTGCGTGCTGGGCATCGCGCTGATCGCGGCGCTGTTCCTCGGCCGGCACCGTGCCGATGAGGCGCCGTCGCGCTGA
- a CDS encoding uracil-xanthine permease family protein: protein MPLWKIHGNGRTVAPGAVVRPEERLNWPATIAIGVQHVIAMFGATFLVPILTGFPVPTTLLFSGVGTILFLLITRNKLPSYLGSSFAFIAPVTAATATNEIGSALAGIVAVGVLLALIGVVVHTVGVHWVDRFLPPVLAGTIVALIGFNLAGAARGNYEQAPITATFTLAVTILFAVVFRGFLGRISIFLGVIAGYIFAGIRGELDFSTVEAADWVGFPTFHTPDFASPGTWSAMAMFLPVVLVLIAENVGHVRGVATMVEDPAINQQTGKALIADGISTSLAGFFGGSGTTTYGENIGVMASTRVYSTAAYWVAGITAILLSMSPKFGAVINSVPAGVLGGVTTALYGLIGVIGIKIWVDNRVDFSRPVNQYTAAVGLIVAVGGFMIKDPESGFELGGIVLATVGAILIYHLGNLVARLRGSGADDPKPLAGVGAPGGDPA from the coding sequence ATGCCGCTGTGGAAGATCCACGGCAACGGTCGCACTGTCGCGCCCGGCGCCGTCGTCCGCCCCGAAGAGCGCCTGAACTGGCCGGCGACCATCGCGATCGGCGTGCAGCACGTCATCGCCATGTTCGGCGCGACGTTCCTCGTGCCGATCCTCACCGGCTTCCCCGTGCCGACGACGCTGCTGTTCAGCGGTGTCGGCACGATCCTGTTCCTGCTCATCACGCGCAACAAGCTGCCCAGTTACCTGGGGTCGTCGTTCGCGTTCATCGCCCCGGTCACCGCCGCGACGGCCACGAATGAGATCGGCTCGGCGCTGGCCGGCATCGTCGCGGTCGGCGTGCTGCTGGCGCTGATCGGCGTCGTCGTGCACACCGTCGGCGTGCACTGGGTCGACCGCTTCCTGCCGCCCGTGCTCGCGGGCACGATCGTCGCGCTCATCGGGTTCAACCTCGCGGGCGCTGCGCGCGGCAACTACGAGCAGGCGCCCATCACGGCCACGTTCACCCTCGCCGTGACCATCCTGTTCGCGGTCGTGTTCCGCGGATTCCTCGGCCGCATCTCGATCTTCCTGGGCGTGATCGCGGGGTACATCTTCGCGGGCATCCGGGGCGAGCTCGACTTCAGCACCGTCGAGGCGGCCGACTGGGTGGGCTTCCCGACCTTCCACACGCCCGACTTCGCCTCACCGGGCACCTGGTCGGCGATGGCGATGTTCCTGCCCGTCGTGCTCGTGCTGATCGCCGAGAACGTCGGCCACGTGCGCGGCGTCGCGACCATGGTCGAAGATCCCGCGATCAACCAGCAGACCGGCAAGGCGCTCATCGCCGACGGCATCTCGACCTCGCTCGCCGGCTTCTTCGGCGGCTCGGGAACCACGACCTACGGCGAGAACATCGGCGTCATGGCATCCACCCGCGTGTACTCGACGGCGGCGTACTGGGTGGCCGGCATCACCGCCATCCTGCTGAGCATGTCGCCGAAGTTCGGGGCCGTGATCAACTCGGTCCCCGCCGGCGTGCTCGGCGGCGTCACGACCGCCCTGTACGGTCTGATCGGCGTGATCGGCATCAAGATCTGGGTCGACAACCGCGTCGACTTCTCACGGCCGGTCAACCAGTACACCGCTGCGGTGGGCCTGATCGTCGCGGTCGGCGGCTTCATGATCAAGGACCCGGAATCGGGCTTCGAGCTCGGCGGCATCGTGCTCGCCACCGTCGGCGCCATCCTCATCTACCACCTCGGCAACCTCGTCGCGCGGCTGCGCGGCTCCGGTGCCGACGACCCCAAGCCGCTCGCCGGTGTGGGTGCGCCCGGCGGCGACCCCGCCTGA
- a CDS encoding GNAT family N-acetyltransferase, translating to MDEETLTDRLSLRRPTDADFAAVHAIHADPRVWLHYPTLRHAETAPTERMFARWDAAWNEIGLGSWIVRLRTTGEIIGAGGCTLLPAEPGARVWNLGYRISADHHGHGYATELALAAVAAARLRSPKPPVIAYLVEHNRASAAVAEKAGLQLVHRAPDAGNPDPEVIRLVYADRELTGAQLATTLR from the coding sequence ATGGATGAAGAGACCCTCACCGACCGCCTCAGCCTGCGCCGGCCGACGGATGCCGATTTCGCCGCCGTGCACGCGATCCACGCCGACCCGCGGGTCTGGCTCCACTACCCCACTCTGCGGCACGCCGAGACGGCGCCCACCGAGCGGATGTTCGCGCGGTGGGACGCCGCGTGGAACGAAATCGGGCTCGGGTCGTGGATCGTACGCCTCCGCACGACCGGCGAGATCATCGGCGCGGGCGGCTGCACCCTGCTGCCCGCTGAACCGGGCGCGCGGGTGTGGAACCTCGGCTACCGCATCTCGGCCGATCATCACGGCCACGGCTACGCGACCGAGCTGGCGCTCGCCGCAGTCGCCGCGGCCCGCCTGCGCTCACCGAAGCCGCCGGTCATCGCCTATCTCGTCGAGCACAATCGCGCGTCGGCGGCGGTGGCCGAGAAAGCAGGGCTGCAGCTGGTGCACCGTGCTCCGGATGCCGGAAATCCCGACCCCGAGGTGATCAGACTGGTCTACGCCGACCGGGAGCTGACCGGCGCGCAGCTCGCGACGACGCTGCGCTGA
- a CDS encoding LamB/YcsF family protein — MASIDLNSDLGENSAERVVSDDAAMLEIVTSANVSCGFHAGSAEGIRDTLAAATANGVVIGAHPSYPDRENFGRTPQNPDARTLQAQIEYQLGALIALAGAVGARVAYVKPHGALYNTIARDERQAQAVAAGIRSVDPGLVMLGLAGGVALEVAAGAGLQVAAEAFADRGYLADGTLVPRSQPGAVLHDAAAVARRMVRLAETGLIEAVDGTPVRVEAQSICVHGDSPGAVAMAAETRRMLVDAGVEIAPFIAG, encoded by the coding sequence ATGGCATCCATCGACCTGAACTCGGATCTCGGCGAGAACTCCGCCGAGCGGGTCGTCAGCGATGACGCCGCGATGCTCGAGATCGTGACCAGCGCCAATGTGTCGTGCGGGTTCCATGCGGGCAGCGCCGAGGGCATCCGCGACACCCTCGCCGCGGCGACGGCGAACGGGGTCGTGATCGGAGCCCACCCGTCGTACCCCGATCGCGAGAACTTCGGCCGCACCCCGCAGAACCCGGATGCCCGTACCCTGCAGGCCCAGATCGAGTATCAGCTCGGTGCGCTCATCGCGCTCGCGGGTGCCGTCGGCGCGCGGGTCGCCTACGTCAAGCCGCATGGCGCGCTGTACAACACGATCGCGCGCGACGAGAGGCAGGCGCAGGCGGTGGCCGCGGGCATCCGCTCGGTCGATCCCGGGCTGGTCATGCTGGGTCTCGCGGGCGGCGTGGCACTCGAGGTCGCCGCCGGTGCGGGTCTGCAGGTCGCAGCCGAGGCGTTCGCCGACCGCGGCTATCTCGCAGACGGGACGCTTGTGCCGCGTTCGCAACCCGGGGCCGTGCTGCACGACGCCGCAGCGGTGGCGCGGCGGATGGTGCGGCTCGCCGAGACGGGTTTGATCGAGGCCGTCGACGGCACCCCCGTACGCGTCGAGGCCCAGTCGATCTGCGTGCACGGCGACAGTCCCGGTGCGGTCGCGATGGCGGCGGAGACGAGGCGGATGCTGGTGGATGCCGGCGTCGAGATCGCCCCGTTCATCGCGGGCTGA
- a CDS encoding sensor histidine kinase has protein sequence MTTAPDAAETGVRGILAPVRFARMLQVVLLVLLAVCAARYVIRHEWDATAAMILSGVVVLAVIAVMQGLVPRHGAWPAVWTLIVCALWVALTLTAPSFAWCAVPLAFQVLQILPFWPASGVVSVMTAVVVAAELRLNPELDPTIFAGPIGIAVAAVVAYRALDREATARQRLVDELTEAQAELAAAEHRAGGLAERARLSREIHDSVGQNLTSINLLLQAAEQGWDRRPDAARAQVRTAADSARAGLDEVRRVVRDLAPAELDGAASSLPAAVQRAVQRAVADAASSILTVDLRVHGEVDRVPLPVASAVIRTVRGALANVAEHARATRAVVSLTAQPGELRLDIRDDGIGFDARPAARRQAAVQRRAQGRGYGLDGIAERIAVVGGHLDIESAPGEGTTLSAVFPLTERTLR, from the coding sequence ATGACAACCGCGCCCGATGCCGCCGAGACCGGCGTTCGGGGCATCCTCGCGCCGGTGCGGTTCGCCCGGATGCTGCAGGTCGTGCTGCTGGTTCTGCTGGCCGTCTGCGCGGCTCGCTATGTGATCAGGCATGAGTGGGACGCGACGGCTGCGATGATCCTCAGCGGCGTGGTGGTGCTCGCTGTGATCGCCGTCATGCAGGGTCTGGTTCCGCGTCACGGGGCATGGCCGGCGGTGTGGACGCTGATCGTGTGCGCGCTGTGGGTCGCGCTCACGCTGACCGCGCCGTCGTTCGCGTGGTGTGCGGTGCCGCTCGCCTTCCAGGTGCTGCAGATCCTGCCGTTCTGGCCGGCGTCGGGGGTCGTGTCGGTCATGACCGCGGTCGTGGTCGCCGCCGAGCTGCGCCTGAACCCCGAGCTCGACCCGACGATCTTCGCGGGACCCATCGGCATCGCCGTCGCCGCGGTCGTCGCCTACCGCGCTCTCGACCGCGAGGCCACTGCTCGGCAGCGCCTGGTCGACGAGCTGACCGAAGCGCAGGCCGAGCTCGCCGCCGCCGAGCATCGCGCAGGCGGACTCGCCGAGAGGGCAAGGCTGTCGCGCGAGATCCACGACTCGGTCGGGCAGAACCTCACCAGCATCAATCTGCTGCTGCAGGCGGCGGAGCAGGGCTGGGACCGCCGGCCCGATGCAGCCCGTGCGCAGGTGCGCACTGCGGCAGACTCCGCGCGCGCCGGGCTCGACGAGGTGCGGCGGGTCGTCCGCGACCTGGCGCCGGCCGAACTCGACGGCGCCGCCTCCTCGCTTCCCGCCGCCGTGCAGCGCGCGGTGCAGCGGGCGGTGGCGGATGCCGCATCGTCGATCCTCACGGTCGACCTCCGCGTGCACGGCGAGGTCGATCGAGTGCCGCTGCCCGTGGCATCCGCCGTCATCCGCACGGTGCGTGGAGCGCTCGCCAACGTCGCCGAGCATGCCCGCGCGACCAGAGCCGTGGTGAGCCTCACCGCCCAGCCCGGCGAACTGCGCCTCGACATCCGCGACGACGGGATCGGGTTCGACGCCCGGCCGGCCGCGCGGCGCCAGGCGGCCGTGCAGCGCCGAGCGCAGGGCCGTGGCTACGGACTCGACGGCATCGCCGAGCGCATCGCCGTCGTGGGCGGGCATCTCGACATCGAGAGCGCGCCAGGCGAAGGCACGACGCTGTCGGCCGTGTTCCCCCTCACCGAGAGGACGCTCCGATGA
- a CDS encoding response regulator, whose product MTLRLVLVDDHPVVRAGVRALIESSDGLIVVGEASNAAEAVTAVEREHPDVVLMDLSLGDGVGGIEATARLRGLEHPPAVLVLTTYDSESDILRALDAGAGGYLLKDAPPEQLFAGIRSVAVGAPALAPSVAAMLMRRASSPDPRVTEREVEVLELLADGLGNRELARALFVSEATVKSHLSHIYAKLGVDTRAGAVAAAIEQRIIRR is encoded by the coding sequence ATGACCCTGCGACTCGTACTGGTCGACGACCACCCGGTGGTGCGTGCGGGGGTGCGCGCCCTGATCGAATCGAGCGACGGTCTGATCGTGGTCGGTGAGGCGTCGAACGCCGCCGAGGCGGTGACGGCGGTCGAGCGCGAGCATCCCGATGTCGTGCTGATGGACCTCAGCCTCGGCGACGGCGTCGGCGGCATCGAGGCGACCGCACGGCTGCGTGGCCTCGAGCACCCGCCGGCGGTTCTGGTGCTGACGACCTACGACAGCGAGTCCGACATCCTGCGGGCGCTGGATGCCGGTGCGGGCGGCTATCTGCTGAAGGATGCCCCGCCCGAGCAGCTCTTCGCGGGCATCCGGTCGGTGGCCGTCGGGGCGCCCGCGCTCGCTCCTTCTGTCGCGGCGATGCTGATGCGGCGTGCGTCGTCGCCCGACCCGCGCGTGACCGAGCGCGAGGTCGAGGTGCTCGAGCTGCTCGCCGACGGTCTCGGCAACCGCGAGCTCGCCCGCGCGCTGTTCGTGTCCGAGGCGACCGTGAAGTCGCACCTGTCGCACATCTACGCCAAGCTCGGCGTCGATACCAGGGCGGGCGCTGTCGCGGCTGCGATCGAGCAGCGGATCATCCGGCGCTGA
- a CDS encoding urea amidolyase family protein: MRVLTASDRAVLVECADLDEAMRMHRAWADVLGVIERVPGARTVLVRFDPLVTTADELARALLATHADGAPPGAGADLLVPVRYDGDDLAEVAELLGVSAEELIRRHGAARWTVAFSGFAPGFGYLVGDDPLFDVPRRASPRTRVPAGSVALAGPFSGVYPRESPGGWQLIGTTDAVMWDVQRDPPALLVPGAVVRFVDADADADADAGADAGARAAAVSGVSDVLAAKRRVEPRHAGGGPDGRVVPADARAGVDAGARAAVSGVSDALAAERRVEPRRAGGGPDGLVVPAATVEVIDPGLQLLVQDGGRPGLAELGVPASGAADRVALRDANRAVGNDSTAAALEGIGAIALRFHAAGVAAVAGADAELAVVTAAGRLRSIRLGAPFAVARGDLLEIGLPARGLRVSVAVRGGIRMPDQLGSRSTDTLSGIGPSPLRVGDVIAIGGIPSVAVEPAPLPRELPAPGDLTVLDITLGPRDDWFTPDAVRLLSTQEWLVTPRSDRVGIRLRGERALERAIRDELPSEGAVDGAIQVPADGQPVLFGPDHPTTGGYPIIGALTDGARDLAGQLPPGARIRFRDVTEISDRP; this comes from the coding sequence ATGCGTGTGCTGACCGCCTCCGACCGCGCCGTGCTCGTCGAGTGCGCCGACCTCGACGAGGCCATGCGCATGCACCGCGCCTGGGCGGACGTGCTCGGTGTGATCGAGCGCGTGCCAGGTGCTCGCACGGTTCTCGTGCGCTTCGACCCGCTCGTGACGACGGCTGACGAGCTGGCGAGGGCGCTGCTCGCGACCCATGCGGATGGGGCCCCGCCGGGAGCGGGGGCCGACCTGCTCGTGCCCGTGCGGTACGACGGCGATGACCTCGCCGAGGTCGCGGAGCTGCTCGGGGTCTCGGCCGAGGAACTCATCCGCCGGCACGGCGCCGCCCGCTGGACGGTCGCCTTCTCGGGCTTCGCGCCGGGGTTCGGGTATCTCGTCGGTGATGATCCACTGTTCGACGTGCCTCGTCGGGCCTCGCCGCGCACGCGCGTGCCCGCCGGCTCGGTGGCGCTCGCCGGCCCGTTCAGCGGCGTGTATCCGCGCGAGAGCCCGGGCGGATGGCAGCTGATCGGCACGACGGATGCCGTGATGTGGGACGTGCAGCGCGATCCGCCGGCACTGCTGGTGCCCGGTGCGGTCGTGCGTTTCGTGGATGCGGATGCGGATGCGGATGCGGATGCGGGTGCGGATGCGGGTGCGCGTGCTGCGGCGGTGTCGGGGGTCTCGGATGTGTTGGCCGCGAAGCGGCGTGTCGAGCCGCGACACGCGGGTGGGGGGCCGGATGGTCGGGTGGTTCCGGCGGATGCGCGTGCGGGTGTGGATGCGGGTGCGCGTGCTGCGGTGTCGGGGGTCTCGGATGCTCTGGCCGCGGAGCGGCGTGTCGAGCCGCGACGCGCGGGTGGTGGGCCGGATGGTCTGGTGGTTCCTGCGGCCACCGTCGAGGTCATCGACCCTGGGCTGCAGCTGCTCGTGCAGGATGGCGGCCGTCCCGGCCTCGCCGAACTCGGGGTTCCGGCATCCGGAGCAGCCGACCGCGTCGCTCTCCGCGACGCGAATCGTGCCGTCGGCAACGACTCCACCGCGGCAGCTCTCGAGGGCATAGGGGCGATCGCGCTGCGATTCCACGCCGCGGGTGTCGCGGCCGTCGCCGGCGCCGATGCCGAACTGGCCGTGGTCACTGCGGCCGGCCGGCTCCGCAGCATCCGGCTCGGAGCGCCGTTCGCCGTCGCTCGCGGCGACCTGCTCGAGATCGGCCTTCCGGCGCGCGGGCTGCGGGTCTCGGTCGCCGTGCGCGGCGGCATCCGGATGCCCGATCAGCTGGGCAGCCGGTCGACCGACACCCTCTCGGGGATCGGTCCTTCGCCCCTGCGGGTGGGTGACGTGATCGCGATCGGCGGCATCCCGTCGGTCGCCGTCGAGCCGGCGCCACTGCCACGCGAGCTGCCCGCACCCGGTGATCTCACCGTGCTCGACATCACGCTCGGCCCGCGCGACGACTGGTTCACTCCCGACGCCGTGCGGCTGTTGAGCACGCAGGAATGGCTGGTCACACCACGTTCTGACAGAGTAGGCATCCGCCTGCGCGGTGAGCGCGCTCTCGAACGCGCGATTCGCGACGAGCTGCCCAGCGAGGGCGCGGTCGACGGTGCCATCCAAGTGCCGGCCGACGGCCAGCCCGTGCTGTTCGGGCCCGACCATCCGACCACCGGCGGCTACCCGATCATCGGCGCGCTGACTGATGGGGCGCGGGATCTGGCGGGGCAGCTGCCGCCTGGTGCGCGCATCCGGTTCCGTGACGTGACGGAGATCTCAGACCGTCCGTGA
- a CDS encoding GNAT family N-acetyltransferase produces the protein MAEFGDAHIDGAGLERGQSHDRDACAALVEKAELYADAEATLPDGHVGCDYFWITDDGDVVGFIAFRRELNDWLRMYGGHIGYSVRPSRRRQGIAGAALRLVLDRASEQGYDRVMLTCDDGNAGSYRTIESAGGELEAVIAGPDAPDERMRQYWIAL, from the coding sequence GTGGCTGAATTCGGAGATGCGCACATCGACGGCGCTGGTCTCGAGCGCGGGCAGTCGCATGATCGGGATGCCTGCGCCGCTCTCGTCGAGAAGGCCGAGCTGTACGCCGATGCGGAGGCGACGCTGCCCGACGGCCACGTCGGCTGCGACTACTTCTGGATCACCGACGACGGCGACGTCGTGGGGTTCATCGCCTTCCGTCGCGAGCTGAACGACTGGCTGCGCATGTACGGCGGGCACATCGGGTACTCGGTGCGTCCTTCGCGGCGCCGGCAGGGCATCGCCGGCGCGGCCCTGCGGCTCGTGCTCGACCGGGCCAGCGAGCAGGGCTACGACCGCGTCATGCTCACCTGCGACGACGGCAACGCCGGCTCGTACCGCACGATCGAGAGCGCGGGCGGCGAGCTCGAGGCGGTCATCGCCGGGCCTGACGCTCCGGACGAGCGGATGCGGCAGTACTGGATCGCCCTCTGA
- a CDS encoding CinA family protein produces MSDVTALSDLARSRHLRVAVAESLTSGALASTVGAGEEASAWFGGGVVAYLPEVKERVLGFPADQDPTSAECAEQLARGARELLDADLCVSTTGVGGPDAEDGHPAGEVFLGWATRDEAGHRRLTLDGGPEEVLEATIEAAVQLLTFHAGLVDGAGNQ; encoded by the coding sequence ATGTCCGATGTCACCGCTCTGTCCGATCTCGCCCGAAGCCGACACCTGCGCGTGGCGGTCGCCGAATCGCTCACCTCCGGCGCGCTGGCCAGCACGGTCGGCGCCGGGGAGGAGGCGAGCGCATGGTTCGGCGGCGGGGTGGTCGCATACCTGCCCGAGGTCAAGGAGCGCGTGCTCGGCTTCCCCGCCGATCAGGATCCGACGTCGGCGGAGTGCGCCGAGCAGTTGGCCAGAGGCGCGCGCGAGCTGCTCGACGCGGATCTGTGCGTCTCGACGACCGGCGTCGGGGGTCCGGATGCCGAAGACGGGCACCCCGCGGGAGAGGTGTTCCTCGGATGGGCCACTCGCGACGAGGCCGGGCATCGCCGTCTGACGCTCGACGGCGGTCCGGAGGAGGTGCTCGAGGCGACGATCGAGGCGGCCGTGCAGCTGCTGACGTTCCATGCCGGCCTTGTGGACGGCGCGGGGAATCAGTGA